The Nostoc sp. 'Peltigera membranacea cyanobiont' N6 genome contains the following window.
TAAAATTGCTGCAACAATCTTTTCTGATATATCTTCAGAAGCATTTTTATCCAGTGATTGTCTGGATAATAGATAAGGATCGTCTTGATAATTAGTATTTTGCATAAACAGTTATCTTTTTAACTACAACAAGACTACAATGACTCAGACTTTATTTAAATAAAGTTTGTGATTGGTTCACCCGGTTTTGCTTTTTTAAACTTTGTCCCAGTTTCACCAGTAGCAAATTTTCGTTTTACTTTGACATAAGCTTCATCAGGTAGTGCCACATAACCAACACTATCTACCCACTTCCAGGAATTTTCTAGATAAAAATCTACAAATTCTTTGACTGCTGGCTTACTATCTAAGGATTTTTTACTGACATAGATGAAGAGAGGACGAGACAAAGGTGTATAGATATTTTTAATTACATTATCCACCGGAACGGGTTTTTCACACTTTCCTGTAGGACTTTCTACAGCAACTAGATTCAGTTTGTCTTGATTTTGAATATAGTAGGATATCCCCACATAACCCAAAGCTGTTGCATCACCTGACACTCCTTGTACGAGAAGGTTTTGATTCTGAGTGGCAGTGTAGTCTGTACGGCCATTCTTGGCTTTGCCAGTCACAGCTTGAGTCATATAATCGAATGTTCCCGTATCCGAAGATGGAGCATACAACTTCAGATTTTCGTTAGGAAACTTAGAATTAACTTGATTCCATTTCAAGATTTTACCGTCTGATTTCCCGCCCCAAATTTTACCTAGTTCCTTAATAGTTAGACATTTGGCAAAGTTATTTTGGCGGTTGGCAATCACGGCGATACCATCTAAAGCTACAGGCAACTCGACAAATTTAATATTCTTACTTTGACATTTTTTGATTTCTTCATCTCTAATGGTGCGAGAAGCACCAGCTATATCAATATCGCCATTACAAAATTTACTGAAACCACCACCAGTACCACTTGAGGCAACGCTTACTTTCGCTTCAGGTTTGACTTTACCGTATTCTTCTGCAACTGCTAAAGAAATAGGAAAACCGACAGCTGCACCATCAATACTTACCTGACTTTTCTTTTCCTCGCTGCTGCTACAAGCAGTGGTACTGCTGGCAATAATCATTAAAAATATGAGGAGAAAGCTATCCTTAAATTTGCTACGAAAGCTCATAAATTATCAATTGGGTAAAGTGACTGAGAATTCTTTATACTTAGCTATCTGCTAGTAGATAATCTAGATATCATGCTTTGCTGGCAGATTGAACTTTATCAAAAATTGCTCCATCTCCAAAAAACTTTTTCTGAATAATATCCCAGCCACCTAAATCTTGAGATGTGAATAAAGTTTGAATTGGCTGATATTGTGATGCTACTTCTTGGGTGACAGTGGGGTTCACAGGACGATATTGTAATTTAGCAAATTCGCGTTGGGCTTCTGTAGAGTAAAGAAAATCAACAAATGCTTGGGCAATTTCCCTTGTACCGTGTTTATCAACGTTTTTATCAACTACAGCTACAGGATTATCAATGGAAATATTGACTTGGGGTACAACATAAGGTAATTTATTTCCATTTTTACCTGCTAAAATTACCTCGTTCTCGTAGTTGATTAAGACATCACCCTGATTTTTTTGAAAAAATAAATCGCTAGCTTCACGAGCATCTTTCGTCAGAATAGGAGTATTTTTATAAACTTTAGTCACGTAATCTAAGGCTGTGGCTTCGTCACCTCCATTTAGAGTTACCGAACCCCAAAAAGCCAAGAATTCCCAGATAGCAATACCAGAAGTTTTTGGGTTCGCCGCAATCACTTTCACGCCATCTTTTGCTAAGTCTGCCCAAGTATTTATACCTTTGGGATTGCCTTCGCGGGTAACGATCGCAGCAACCGATCTACTAACAATACCACTTCTGGGAGCTTTGGTTTCCCAACCCGTTTTAATCAAACCTGCAAGAGAAATTTTGTTGACATCTAGGGGAAGTGCCAAATGTACTATATCTGCTTCTTGCGAACCAGCAATCACAGCCGCCGCTTGAGCGCCAGAACCACCATAACTTTGCTCAAATGTGACGTTTTGGTTATGTTCTTGCTTCCACTTTTCTACGAATTTGGGAATTATTTGGTCATGAGCCGCTTTGGTGACAGAGAAAGAAACGAGTTTCAGCTTAACATCATTTTTGCTAGCTGAACTGCTTCCAGAGCAGGAGGCAACTGTGATACTCAAAAAAGCACCTATTAGAAACAGGCTCACAAAGCTTTGTAGAGTGTGTCTATTCAACCAATTTCTAATTTTGTGTTGATATGAGAGTTGTATGATCTGCCAAGCTTTCATGACATAAGACTGCATTCTCTCAATTAGTAATTTGCTTAAATGTGTTGATTGTTGCGACTGGCTCATCAGAATCACCCCTAAATCTACGGTATTTGTAAGCGGATACCGTAATTAAAAAGATTATAGGGTATATAGAATAATATTTATCATCTGGATTAATTTTTTTTTTACAAGTAGCAAAAGTAGGATCTAAACTCTGCGTTCTGCCAAACTCCAAAAAGCTGATTTGTTTACAGCATACATACGTTACTTTTGTATATAATTGCCCCAATAATTTATTGTTAAGAATTGGAGAAAAGCTAAAAAAGTTTCTCCCTTTTGTCCAGAAAAGACCACTAAGAGGATGTTTTAAAAGTCCTCTTCTCGGTAACAAAACGTTTTAGATCCCCCTAAATCCACGCCAGTTGCTCATGGGGGAAACCCCCAAGACCGCACTGGCTCCCCTTAAAAAGGGGGACTTTGATTCTTCCCCCTTTTTAAGGGGGGCTAGGGGGGATAAATAAGTGCCTAAAATCACAGCAAACTACTTTTAAAACATCCTCTAAGAGGTTTTACTATCAAAAACCTGTCCCTCTGCGAATCGGAGAGGGAAAGAATTGAACTTTAAAAAAGTTCGTCGTACTCACGTAACATTAGTTCATTTGATGGCTTCGGGAATTCTCAAAAATCGATATAATTCGTAAGATTGATATAAGTATCTTCACTAGTTATTGCGTCGTATACTCTACCTGTATTGTTACAACCAGCTTAGGATAGACTAAAAGTACTTTTTGCGAAAAATGGTAGAAAAAATCACAGCTGTGTTTAATGGCAAAGTCTTCTATCCGGCTGAACCAATCGCACTGCCAATCAATACCCGCGTGCGAATCAGTATCGAAATTTTACCGCCAAGCGAACACGAAACGGTATCATTTCTGCAAACAGCGCGATCGCTAAACTTAGATGGGCCACCTGACTGGTCTACCAATATAGATAAATACTTGTATAGTAAGTAAACTTTCCATGCATTCTGAAGTCTTTCTTGATACATCATTTGCCATTGCTTTATCTGCACCGAGCGATCGCTTGCATGACCGAGCCTTACATCTGGCTAAAATGTTACAAGCGGCAGAAACTCGTCTGGTGACAACACAGGCGGTAATGTTGGAAATTGGCAATGCCTTATCCCAACAACCTTATCGCCAAGCGGCAATCACATTATTAAATTCTCTAGTAGCAGACTCCAAAGTAGAAATTGTCCCCCTCTCCCAGGAACTCTACGAACGCGCTTTCGAGTTATATCGGGAACAAACAGAGAAAGAATGGGGATTTGTGGATTGCGTATCTTTTATTGTGATGCAATATAGCGGAATCACTGAAGCCCTGACTGCTGATGAGCATTTTCAACAAGCTGGATTTCGAGCATTACTGCGAGAAAATTTGCCTTAAGGATTGGGAATTGGGAATTGGGAATTGGTTATTCTACAAATGACAAATGACTAATGACAAATGACTAACGACAATTAAATATTTCGTTACAATCAGCGTGTGCATTAGGCATTGAAGAGTTATCAGCCATGAAATTGATTTCCGATCCACCGATTCCTGTGAAAATTCAAAAGATGAAGGAACGGGTGCGGTGGATGCATCCAAGTTTTGTGCAACGGGGAATTGACCAAACCAGTATGGTTATTGACGATGGCAGGGAAGATAGTCCAGAATTTTCCTTTATGGTTATTGGTGATTCTGGTACTCAATCCCATTATCGACACCACCCCCAACGAAAGGTTGCCGAATTGATGCTGACTCACCGAGATGATTGCAGTTTTGTGTTGCACACAGGTGATGTAATCTATGTGGTTGGTTCTCAAGAATTTTATTCAACAAACTTTATTGAGCCTTATCGGGAATTTCTTGTCGGTGGTAATAACCCGAACAGCATTCCTTACGATCGCATGGTGTTTAATCTGCCGTTCTTGCCAGTACCAGGTAATCATGATTACTATGATGTACCCTTGATGTACCGTTTATTTACTGGAACAACATCTTCATTACGTCGCCTGTTCCGCTACAAAGATATTGAGATTGGCTGGCATGGATCGTATCAAGGTAATGCTTATGCACGAGCATTTATGGATTATACCCAAGCGATCGCTTCCCCACAAGAATTAGAACGTCATTTAGATAAACACTATACTGCTAAGACTGGTACAGGGCGGTGTTTGCGTTACCAACCCGGACAGTTTACCCGTTTACCCAATCGCTATTACACCTTTCGTTACGGCGGAATTGACTTTTTCGCACTGGATTCCAATACTTTTAATACACCATCACCTTTACCTGCAACTCAAGAAGGGCAAATTTACCGCCGAGAATTGCAAAAACGTCGCCAGGAAATAGATCGAGAAGAATTGCAGATTTTGGGAATCTGCGATGGACTAAACCCAGATAAACCCACCGAAGCGGAACAACTTGATGAACTTACCGCCAAATTAGATCAAATAGACGAGATCAAAATCGATATTGAAAAACAATTGGCATCTGAGAAAATGCCTGAGATCGATTTTGAACAACTTGAATGGTTGCGAAGCAGACTTATTGAATCTTGGAACACCTCCGAAGTACGCGGACGTGTAATCTTTTTCCATCATCCGCCTTATGTTACTGAGGCTACCAAGTGGAATCAGGCACAAACCTTGGCGGTTCGCCACCGCTTGCGCTGGGTGTTTG
Protein-coding sequences here:
- a CDS encoding PstS family phosphate ABC transporter substrate-binding protein; the encoded protein is MSFRSKFKDSFLLIFLMIIASSTTACSSSEEKKSQVSIDGAAVGFPISLAVAEEYGKVKPEAKVSVASSGTGGGFSKFCNGDIDIAGASRTIRDEEIKKCQSKNIKFVELPVALDGIAVIANRQNNFAKCLTIKELGKIWGGKSDGKILKWNQVNSKFPNENLKLYAPSSDTGTFDYMTQAVTGKAKNGRTDYTATQNQNLLVQGVSGDATALGYVGISYYIQNQDKLNLVAVESPTGKCEKPVPVDNVIKNIYTPLSRPLFIYVSKKSLDSKPAVKEFVDFYLENSWKWVDSVGYVALPDEAYVKVKRKFATGETGTKFKKAKPGEPITNFI
- a CDS encoding sulfate ABC transporter substrate-binding protein encodes the protein MSQSQQSTHLSKLLIERMQSYVMKAWQIIQLSYQHKIRNWLNRHTLQSFVSLFLIGAFLSITVASCSGSSSASKNDVKLKLVSFSVTKAAHDQIIPKFVEKWKQEHNQNVTFEQSYGGSGAQAAAVIAGSQEADIVHLALPLDVNKISLAGLIKTGWETKAPRSGIVSRSVAAIVTREGNPKGINTWADLAKDGVKVIAANPKTSGIAIWEFLAFWGSVTLNGGDEATALDYVTKVYKNTPILTKDAREASDLFFQKNQGDVLINYENEVILAGKNGNKLPYVVPQVNISIDNPVAVVDKNVDKHGTREIAQAFVDFLYSTEAQREFAKLQYRPVNPTVTQEVASQYQPIQTLFTSQDLGGWDIIQKKFFGDGAIFDKVQSASKA
- a CDS encoding antitoxin family protein, which codes for MVEKITAVFNGKVFYPAEPIALPINTRVRISIEILPPSEHETVSFLQTARSLNLDGPPDWSTNIDKYLYSK
- a CDS encoding type II toxin-antitoxin system VapC family toxin, whose protein sequence is MHSEVFLDTSFAIALSAPSDRLHDRALHLAKMLQAAETRLVTTQAVMLEIGNALSQQPYRQAAITLLNSLVADSKVEIVPLSQELYERAFELYREQTEKEWGFVDCVSFIVMQYSGITEALTADEHFQQAGFRALLRENLP
- a CDS encoding metallophosphoesterase family protein, with protein sequence MKLISDPPIPVKIQKMKERVRWMHPSFVQRGIDQTSMVIDDGREDSPEFSFMVIGDSGTQSHYRHHPQRKVAELMLTHRDDCSFVLHTGDVIYVVGSQEFYSTNFIEPYREFLVGGNNPNSIPYDRMVFNLPFLPVPGNHDYYDVPLMYRLFTGTTSSLRRLFRYKDIEIGWHGSYQGNAYARAFMDYTQAIASPQELERHLDKHYTAKTGTGRCLRYQPGQFTRLPNRYYTFRYGGIDFFALDSNTFNTPSPLPATQEGQIYRRELQKRRQEIDREELQILGICDGLNPDKPTEAEQLDELTAKLDQIDEIKIDIEKQLASEKMPEIDFEQLEWLRSRLIESWNTSEVRGRVIFFHHPPYVTEATKWNQAQTLAVRHRLRWVFERVAETLGSLIKERPIVDLILNGHAHCLEHLCTTDTGFADSHINCIISGGSGHRPRYQRREGTELMEIFTEIADKPTRKVADSKLFVGRHDYNLQKRLPYSSVRIDVLAGTPPKFTIRPLVTERVGDEWCNRELEPFVI